From the Bacillota bacterium genome, the window CGATGCGCCACCGGACGAGCCCGACGACGAGGCCGGGAGCCGGTTCTTGTAAGGTTGATGTCAGCTATGATGACAAATACTTGACTCCGAGGCGAGCCCCGGCGTATGATTCGACCGGGGCTCGCGTTTTGTCCGGATGTGCTCCCGCCCGGGTCGTGGTCGGACGGGAAAGAAAGGGGGGCAAAGGGGTTGGCCGAGGGTGATGACCGTCTGCCCGTCTATCCCATGCGTGTAGTCTGCGGCATGACCGGGCTGACCGAGCGCCAGATCAGGTACTGGGAGAAGCTGGGGCTTTTGAGCCCGGCCCGTACGCCAGGAGAGCAGCGCCTGTTCTCCCAGGCGGATGTGGAGCGTTTGAAGCACGTCAAACGCCTCAAGGAGAGTGGGATACCGCTGCGCAGCATCAGGACCAGGCTGAGCCGCTTCGCGGGACCGCTGGCAGGTCCGGTTCCCATCAAGGGCGCGCGCGTGGATAACGGCTGGCCGTACGAGGACGCCCGGTCGCGGTTCGGTGTCATACCGATGCCGCCGGAGGCCCGGCCGGACCGGCAGCAGGTTCCGCGTAAGGCGCGCTGACGGAAGGGGAGATGTCTGCAGGCCTGGCGACCGGGCGCCGCAGCCCGCCAACGCAGCTTGCCAAGGTGCTGCGGGCCCGCCGATCGCGCGCAGGGGCTCACCAGCCGGGCGCCGCCAGCCCGTGGGAGGGAGGAGATACAGCATGCCGAGGCTTACAAAGGAAGATGTTCTGGCTCTGGCCAGGGAAGAAGCCGTGACCGAGGTACGCTTACAATTCACTGACATCCTGGGCGTTATCAAGAACGTGGCCATCCCCGCGGACCAGTTGCCCAAGGCTCTGGATGGGCAGGTGCTGTTTGACGGATCGTCCATCGAGGGGTTTGTGCGCATCGAGGAATCGGACATGCTGCTGGTGCCCGATCCGGGCACCTTCGTGCTGCTGCCCTGGTCGGAGGACGGCAGCCGCGTTGCCCGCCTCATGTGCGATGTCTACAACCCCGACGGAACTCCCTTCGCCGGCTGCCCTCGCCTGGCGCTGAAGCGGGTGGTCGCCGAGGCTGAGGCCATGGGATACACCATGAACGCGGGGGTGGAAGCGGAGTTTTTCCTCTTCCAGCGGGATCCCGACGGGCGGGGGACCACCCGCACCCACGACCAGGCGTCCTACTTCGACCTGGCCCCTGTGGATCGGGGCGAGGATGCCCGCCACGACATGGTGCTGGCCCTGGAGAAGATGGGATTTGAAGTGGAGGCTTCCCACCACGAGGTGGCCCCCGCCCAGCACGAGATAGACTTCAAGTACGCCGATGCCCTCACCACCGCCGACAACCTGGCCACCTTCCGATGGGCGGTGAGGCGGATCGCCTTGAAGCACGGCCTGCACGCCACCTTTATGCCCAAGCCCATCTTCGGCATCAACGGTTCCGGGATGCACACCCACCAATCTCTGTTCCGGGCCAACGGGAACGCCTTCTTCGATCCGGGCACGCCCAGCCAGCTGAGTCATGTATGCATGCACTATATTGGCGGGTTGATGGCCCACGCCAAAGGGCTGACGGCCATCTGCAACCCCCTGGTCAACTCTTACAAGCGGCTGGTGCCGGGATACGAGGCGCCCGTGTACATCGCCTGGGCGGACCGCAACCGCAGTCCCCTCATCCGGGTACCTGCGCGGCGCGGCCTCAGCACCCGCGTCGAGTTCCGCAGCCCCGATCCCTCCTGCAACCCGTACCTCGCCCTGGCGGTCATGCTCAAGGCCGGGCTGGACGGGATCAAGAAGCGTATCCAGCCGCCTGCTCCCCAAAACCGCAACCTGTACCACATGACGCCGGACGAGCGGGAGATGCTGGGAGTCGATACCCTCCCCGGTACCCTGTGGGATGCTTTACAGGAGCTCGACCGCGATCCCATCGTTCAGGAGGCCCTGGGAGAGCACATCTACCACCGGTTCCGCGACGCCAAGGTCATCGAGTGGAACGCCTATCGCACCCAGGTCCATCCCTGGGAGCTGGAGCAGTACCTCCAGGTCTTCTGACCGCGCCCGTGACAGCGGCAGGGGGAAGAGGGGCGGGAATAGAATCCTACCAGGGAGTGCAAGCTCCCCCGGAGTTACTCCGCGGGGGGCTTTGCCTGCCGGGCCCACGCGGTGCCAGGTGGGGCGAAGCGCCGGCGCGAGGTGGCACGAAGCGCCCGCGCGAGGTGGGGCGAAGCGGGCCCAGGCCAGGTGGGATGGAACATGGACCGGGTCCTGGTGAGCGCGTGCTTGCTGGGGGTGCAGTGCCGTTACGACGGGGAACACAGCTTCTCCGCCGAGGTGGTGGCGGCGGCAGCGACCCGGTGTCTGGTGCCCGTGTGCCCGGAAATCCTGGGCGGCCTACCCACGCCCCGGCCCCCGGCCGAGGTCGTCGGTGGTGACGGCGCCGACGTGCTGGCGGGACGGGCGCGGGTGGTGACGGGAGAGGGGCGCGACGTCACTGCCGCTTTCCTGCGCGGCGCTCAGGAAG encodes:
- a CDS encoding MerR family transcriptional regulator is translated as MAEGDDRLPVYPMRVVCGMTGLTERQIRYWEKLGLLSPARTPGEQRLFSQADVERLKHVKRLKESGIPLRSIRTRLSRFAGPLAGPVPIKGARVDNGWPYEDARSRFGVIPMPPEARPDRQQVPRKAR
- the glnA gene encoding type I glutamate--ammonia ligase, with the protein product MPRLTKEDVLALAREEAVTEVRLQFTDILGVIKNVAIPADQLPKALDGQVLFDGSSIEGFVRIEESDMLLVPDPGTFVLLPWSEDGSRVARLMCDVYNPDGTPFAGCPRLALKRVVAEAEAMGYTMNAGVEAEFFLFQRDPDGRGTTRTHDQASYFDLAPVDRGEDARHDMVLALEKMGFEVEASHHEVAPAQHEIDFKYADALTTADNLATFRWAVRRIALKHGLHATFMPKPIFGINGSGMHTHQSLFRANGNAFFDPGTPSQLSHVCMHYIGGLMAHAKGLTAICNPLVNSYKRLVPGYEAPVYIAWADRNRSPLIRVPARRGLSTRVEFRSPDPSCNPYLALAVMLKAGLDGIKKRIQPPAPQNRNLYHMTPDEREMLGVDTLPGTLWDALQELDRDPIVQEALGEHIYHRFRDAKVIEWNAYRTQVHPWELEQYLQVF
- a CDS encoding DUF523 domain-containing protein, producing the protein MDRVLVSACLLGVQCRYDGEHSFSAEVVAAAATRCLVPVCPEILGGLPTPRPPAEVVGGDGADVLAGRARVVTGEGRDVTAAFLRGAQEALRVARLVGAREAWLKARSPSCGVTCIHDGTFAQGMRPGAGVTAALLARGGIRLLEFP